In Kaistella faecalis, a genomic segment contains:
- a CDS encoding prolyl oligopeptidase family serine peptidase → MKTNSIIMLTGALFFASCTSQKMNNSLNYPETKKVVHTDEYFGTKVEDPYRWLEDDMAADTKDWVQREVAFTNTYLANIPFREELRSQLKDIWNYEKIGAPFKEGDYTYFYKNDGLQAQSVLYRTDKNGKTEVFLDPNKFSDKGTTSLAGVSFNKKGNLVAYRISEGGSDWNKIIIMNALTKEIIDETIVDVKFSGTSWLGDEGFYYSSYDKPKGSELSAKTDTHKVYFHKLGTKQSADKLIIGGEDFKRRYMGIGVSDDERYEILSASEATNGNELYIKDLKNKTDFIPIQKGYEFNTDFIDSKGDVIYALTDKNAPNMRLVKFNINNPNVWTDVIPETENVLSVSTGGGYIFARYMKDAVTSMKQFDYDGKLIRTIELPGIGTASGFGGKEKEKDLYFSFTNYITPGTIYKFNTDSGKSEVYQKPNVKFNPENYVSEQVFYTSKDGTKIPMMINYKKGIKLDGKNPTILYSYGGFNISLQPAFSVVNAIWMENGGIYAVPNIRGGGEYGKKWHDAGTKMQKKNVFDDFIAAGEYLQQKGYTSKEYMALSGRSNGGLLVGATMTMRPDLAKVAFPGVGVLDMLRYNKFTAGAGWSYDYGTAEDSREMFEYLKSYSPVHQVKKGVCYPSTMIITSDHDDRVVPAHSFKFGAELQEKQSCDNPVLVRIEVNAGHGAGRSTDQVIGENADLLSFALFEMGIKALKK, encoded by the coding sequence ATGAAGACCAATTCAATTATTATGCTGACAGGAGCCTTGTTTTTTGCTTCCTGTACAAGTCAAAAAATGAACAATTCCCTCAATTATCCGGAAACAAAAAAAGTGGTCCATACCGACGAGTATTTCGGTACGAAGGTGGAAGATCCTTACCGTTGGTTAGAGGATGACATGGCTGCGGATACCAAAGACTGGGTTCAGCGCGAAGTAGCTTTTACCAATACTTATCTTGCCAACATTCCTTTTCGGGAAGAACTCAGGTCTCAGCTCAAAGACATCTGGAACTACGAAAAAATCGGCGCGCCGTTTAAAGAGGGAGACTATACTTATTTCTACAAAAACGATGGTCTTCAGGCGCAATCTGTACTCTATAGAACCGATAAAAACGGAAAAACTGAAGTATTCCTCGATCCCAATAAATTTTCTGACAAAGGAACGACTTCTCTTGCCGGAGTTTCCTTCAATAAAAAAGGAAATCTTGTAGCATACAGAATTTCGGAAGGTGGAAGCGACTGGAATAAAATCATCATTATGAATGCTTTAACCAAAGAAATCATTGATGAAACTATTGTAGACGTGAAGTTTTCCGGAACATCGTGGTTGGGTGACGAAGGTTTTTATTATTCAAGTTACGACAAACCGAAAGGCAGCGAACTTTCCGCAAAAACAGATACTCATAAAGTATATTTCCATAAACTGGGAACAAAACAGTCTGCCGACAAGTTAATCATTGGTGGTGAAGATTTCAAGCGCAGATACATGGGAATCGGTGTTTCCGACGATGAAAGATATGAGATTTTAAGTGCTTCTGAAGCCACCAACGGAAACGAACTTTATATTAAAGATCTTAAAAATAAAACCGATTTTATTCCTATACAGAAAGGATATGAATTCAACACCGATTTTATCGATTCCAAAGGTGATGTTATTTATGCATTGACCGATAAAAACGCTCCGAATATGCGTTTGGTGAAATTCAACATCAACAATCCGAATGTTTGGACTGATGTGATTCCTGAAACTGAAAACGTGTTAAGCGTGTCCACGGGCGGAGGATATATTTTCGCCAGGTATATGAAAGATGCGGTTACGAGCATGAAACAGTTCGATTACGACGGAAAGCTCATCAGAACAATTGAGCTTCCTGGAATTGGCACAGCGTCCGGCTTTGGCGGTAAAGAAAAAGAGAAAGATCTCTATTTTTCTTTCACCAACTATATTACGCCGGGAACAATTTATAAATTCAATACCGACAGCGGGAAATCTGAAGTTTATCAGAAACCGAACGTAAAATTCAATCCAGAAAATTATGTTTCCGAGCAGGTTTTTTATACTTCGAAAGACGGAACCAAAATTCCGATGATGATCAACTATAAAAAAGGAATAAAACTCGACGGTAAAAATCCGACGATTTTATATTCTTATGGCGGATTCAACATCAGTTTACAGCCGGCATTTTCTGTGGTAAACGCAATCTGGATGGAAAATGGCGGAATTTATGCCGTTCCAAACATTCGTGGTGGTGGCGAATACGGAAAGAAATGGCACGATGCCGGAACCAAAATGCAGAAAAAAAATGTATTTGATGATTTTATCGCTGCCGGGGAATATCTTCAGCAGAAAGGCTATACTTCCAAAGAATACATGGCGCTTTCGGGTCGTTCAAATGGCGGATTATTAGTGGGTGCTACGATGACGATGCGTCCTGATCTGGCAAAAGTTGCGTTCCCTGGCGTGGGAGTTTTAGACATGCTACGATACAATAAATTTACGGCAGGCGCAGGTTGGAGCTACGATTACGGAACAGCTGAAGACAGCAGAGAAATGTTCGAATATCTGAAATCATACTCACCGGTTCACCAAGTAAAAAAAGGAGTTTGCTATCCATCAACCATGATTATTACAAGCGATCACGACGACCGGGTTGTTCCTGCGCATTCATTTAAATTTGGTGCAGAACTTCAGGAAAAGCAGTCCTGCGACAATCCCGTTTTGGTAAGGATTGAAGTGAACGCAGGTCACGGAGCAGGCAGAAGTACAGATCAGGTCATTGGCGAAAATGCTGATTTACTGAGTTTTGCACTTTTTGAAATGGGAATTAAAGCATTAAAAAAATAA
- a CDS encoding PA0069 family radical SAM protein, whose translation MSSENFIKGQGAQRNEINRFEKYTFEPEEDDFLKTKTTFTEVFPKTIVNEVKSPDIRMEYSLNPYQGCEHGCSYCFARPTHEFWGYSAGTDFERKIMVKKNAPDLLEKFFQKRNYVPKTITLSGNTDCYQPAEREFEITRKILKLCLDYRHPVSILTKNALVLRDLDILKPLSEQNLVSVSFSIPTINEEIRRKMEPRTSSVKNKLKAIEILSGHKIPVGVMVAPVIPGLTSDESLNILKTVSEAGAQKFGYVLVRLNDTVEPVFINWINANFPDRAEKVLNLIRSMRGGKLGDKRFHERYKGEGNIAEMIHDTFALGRRKFFADKEITPLSTENFTGSKDQQLKLF comes from the coding sequence ATGTCCAGTGAAAATTTCATTAAAGGTCAGGGCGCACAGCGGAACGAAATCAACCGTTTCGAAAAATACACCTTTGAACCTGAGGAAGATGATTTTCTTAAGACAAAAACCACTTTCACAGAAGTTTTTCCCAAAACAATTGTGAACGAGGTTAAAAGTCCGGACATAAGGATGGAATATTCGCTGAATCCTTATCAGGGCTGCGAGCATGGCTGTTCTTACTGTTTCGCCAGACCCACGCACGAATTCTGGGGATATTCCGCCGGCACAGATTTCGAGCGAAAAATCATGGTCAAGAAAAATGCTCCTGACCTGCTTGAAAAATTCTTTCAGAAAAGAAATTATGTTCCGAAAACCATTACCCTTTCAGGAAATACCGACTGTTATCAACCCGCGGAGAGGGAATTTGAAATAACGCGGAAAATTCTGAAACTTTGCTTGGATTACCGGCACCCGGTTTCTATTCTAACGAAAAACGCTTTGGTTTTGAGAGATTTAGACATTCTGAAACCTTTGTCTGAACAGAATCTGGTTTCTGTTTCGTTCAGCATTCCGACCATCAATGAAGAGATCCGCCGAAAAATGGAGCCGCGAACTTCCTCTGTAAAAAATAAACTAAAAGCCATCGAAATTTTAAGCGGACATAAAATCCCTGTCGGCGTTATGGTTGCGCCAGTAATTCCGGGCTTGACAAGCGACGAAAGCCTTAACATATTAAAAACTGTTTCTGAAGCGGGCGCGCAAAAATTCGGATATGTTTTGGTTAGACTGAATGATACGGTTGAACCGGTTTTTATCAACTGGATTAACGCCAACTTTCCCGACAGAGCAGAAAAAGTCCTGAACCTCATCCGTTCCATGCGCGGCGGAAAACTTGGCGATAAAAGATTTCACGAACGCTATAAAGGCGAGGGAAATATTGCTGAAATGATTCACGATACTTTTGCTTTGGGCAGAAGAAAATTCTTCGCAGACAAAGAAATCACTCCACTTTCTACGGAGAATTTCACGGGCAGTAAAGACCAGCAACTGAAACTTTTTTAA
- a CDS encoding nucleoside recognition domain-containing protein, producing MVLSRIWSAFIIVAILVASIKYLFSDNYKAIYNDMVVGKSGDTVQIASKKMSDLNPEIQKQLLTKPDFDQNRVHYKTDSAKSGVQIYRVQATDGVIGTSETAVKICLGLIGIMTLFMGFMSIAEKAGGINLLSRLIQPFFSKLFPEIPKNHPSFGHMLLNFSANLLGLDNAATPFGLKAMESLQTLNPDKERASNSQIMFLCLHAGGLTLIPVSIIAIRASMGSATPTDIFLPCMIATFAATMAAMIIVSIHQKINLFQPAVIAYVGGISVIVGLLVVYLVQLTKEGLDNFSMLLSNGIILLIFFAIVLGAVYKKINVFDAFIDGAKEGFWTCVKIIPYLVGMLIAISLLRTSGVFDVLIDGMKWVAAVVGFDTRFVDGLPTALIKPLSGSGARGMMVDTMQTFGADSFQGRLAAVLQGSSDTTFYVIAVYFGAVGIKNTRYTVTAMLLADLVGIITSVILAYIFFA from the coding sequence ATGGTTTTAAGCAGAATTTGGAGCGCATTTATAATTGTGGCCATATTGGTTGCAAGTATAAAATATTTATTTTCAGATAATTACAAAGCAATTTACAATGACATGGTGGTCGGTAAAAGCGGCGACACCGTGCAGATTGCTTCAAAAAAAATGTCTGACTTAAATCCTGAAATCCAGAAACAACTGCTTACAAAGCCTGATTTTGATCAAAATCGGGTTCATTACAAAACTGATTCTGCAAAATCTGGGGTTCAAATCTATCGTGTTCAGGCAACCGACGGAGTCATTGGAACATCAGAAACCGCTGTGAAAATCTGTCTTGGTTTAATTGGAATTATGACGCTTTTCATGGGCTTCATGAGCATCGCTGAAAAAGCCGGCGGAATTAATTTACTATCGAGATTAATACAGCCGTTTTTCTCGAAACTCTTTCCGGAAATTCCAAAAAACCATCCTTCTTTTGGTCATATGTTGCTAAATTTCAGTGCCAATTTACTAGGTCTTGATAATGCCGCAACGCCTTTCGGGCTGAAAGCGATGGAAAGTCTGCAGACTTTAAATCCTGATAAAGAAAGGGCCAGCAATTCCCAGATCATGTTTCTGTGTCTTCACGCCGGAGGTTTAACATTGATTCCTGTTTCAATCATTGCAATTCGTGCTTCCATGGGATCTGCAACGCCGACGGATATTTTTCTGCCCTGCATGATCGCAACTTTTGCAGCCACAATGGCCGCGATGATAATCGTTTCTATTCACCAGAAAATCAATCTTTTTCAGCCTGCTGTAATCGCATACGTCGGCGGAATATCCGTAATTGTCGGACTATTGGTGGTTTATCTGGTGCAGCTGACCAAAGAAGGTCTGGATAATTTCAGTATGCTGCTGAGCAACGGAATAATTCTGCTGATCTTCTTCGCCATTGTTCTTGGGGCAGTTTACAAAAAAATTAATGTCTTCGATGCTTTTATTGATGGAGCAAAAGAAGGTTTTTGGACTTGCGTGAAAATCATTCCTTATTTGGTTGGAATGCTGATTGCGATTTCTCTGCTCAGAACTTCAGGGGTTTTTGATGTGCTTATTGACGGGATGAAATGGGTTGCTGCCGTTGTAGGTTTCGACACACGATTTGTTGACGGATTACCAACGGCACTGATCAAACCGCTTTCCGGTTCCGGTGCACGCGGAATGATGGTCGATACGATGCAGACTTTCGGAGCAGACAGTTTCCAGGGAAGATTGGCGGCCGTTTTACAAGGAAGCTCAGATACCACTTTTTATGTTATCGCAGTATATTTCGGAGCGGTTGGGATTAAAAACACAAGATACACCGTAACGGCGATGCTTTTAGCCGATCTGGTGGGGATCATTACTTCCGTGATTTTGGCTTATATTTTCTTTGCTTAA
- a CDS encoding TolC family protein has protein sequence MKKTAVLLLSFVSFVAFSQKKWSLQECVNYAVENNLQVIQNTLNTKTQDNSLQIAKRQYLPSVSGNINNNASFGQGRDVFGNTNRNDNFSNSASVGADILVYNNGRLEKNIRRTEFDVEASKFDLERIKNDISLQIAQQYLSVLLNREIVKISESALENADRLYKRAKITTEVGTTPQTVLAEAEAALAREKQNVKTAEINTSRSLFALAMLLQLPEYKNFDIQEVPVDGILDAPLFTAENIITKAYDNQPQIKAAENRIKSAEAQTEVTRTAFWPTVTANAGLGSSYFYLLSPAKDLNGNTIQQSQFFTQYKDNFGQQLGLSANIPIFNKGITKLQVEQSKINEDIAKTTLLQQKQQVLQNVQQAQFDAESNYEAYLAATEAEKSAKLALDFAEKSFAAGRSTVYDLNSARNNFANAQGSVAQAKYNYLFSMKLLNFYAGIPLSL, from the coding sequence ATGAAAAAAACTGCGGTCCTTTTGCTCAGCTTTGTGTCTTTTGTAGCTTTTTCCCAAAAGAAATGGTCGCTTCAGGAGTGTGTAAACTACGCGGTCGAAAATAATCTGCAGGTTATTCAGAATACATTAAATACCAAAACTCAGGATAATTCGCTGCAAATAGCGAAGCGTCAGTATTTACCGTCTGTTTCAGGAAATATCAATAATAACGCATCATTTGGACAGGGTCGGGATGTTTTTGGAAACACTAACCGAAACGATAACTTCAGCAACAGCGCAAGTGTAGGCGCCGATATTCTCGTTTATAACAACGGAAGACTTGAGAAAAATATCAGAAGAACGGAATTTGACGTTGAAGCCAGCAAATTTGACCTGGAAAGAATAAAAAACGATATTTCACTGCAGATCGCACAGCAGTATTTATCGGTTTTACTTAATCGCGAAATTGTGAAGATTTCTGAAAGTGCTCTAGAAAACGCGGACAGACTTTATAAAAGAGCAAAAATTACTACCGAAGTCGGAACTACACCACAAACGGTTCTTGCAGAAGCTGAGGCGGCATTGGCGCGGGAAAAACAAAATGTAAAAACCGCAGAAATCAACACCAGCAGAAGTCTTTTCGCACTTGCAATGCTTTTACAGTTGCCGGAGTATAAGAATTTTGATATTCAGGAGGTTCCGGTTGACGGGATTTTGGATGCGCCGCTTTTTACAGCAGAAAACATTATCACCAAAGCTTACGATAATCAGCCGCAGATTAAAGCCGCTGAAAACAGAATAAAATCTGCAGAGGCACAAACCGAAGTGACGAGAACTGCGTTCTGGCCAACAGTTACTGCAAATGCCGGATTGGGAAGTTCTTACTTTTATCTCCTTAGTCCAGCAAAAGACCTCAATGGAAATACAATTCAGCAGTCACAATTTTTTACCCAGTACAAAGACAATTTCGGACAGCAATTAGGCCTGTCAGCCAATATCCCGATTTTCAATAAAGGGATTACCAAACTACAGGTAGAGCAGTCGAAAATCAATGAAGACATAGCAAAAACCACTTTGTTGCAGCAAAAACAGCAGGTTTTGCAAAATGTTCAGCAGGCACAGTTTGACGCAGAAAGTAATTACGAAGCCTATCTTGCGGCAACTGAGGCTGAAAAAAGCGCGAAACTGGCGCTGGATTTTGCCGAGAAAAGTTTTGCGGCGGGACGCTCCACCGTTTATGATCTCAACAGTGCCAGAAATAATTTCGCCAATGCGCAGGGCTCCGTTGCACAGGCAAAATACAATTACCTTTTCAGCATGAAACTGCTTAATTTCTATGCCGGAATCCCATTGAGTCTGTGA
- a CDS encoding SprT-like domain-containing protein, producing MSVANLQKYLPENTLPFLKTWFGEHYIHIKITKGRNSKLGDYRKMPDKSHQITINSTLQPQLFFFVLTHELAHLLAFENFGNRISPHGAEWKSTFRTMLLESISVYSEDLKPIILKFSKSPKANFMSSPDLVKYFHIENYEDETSYIEDLETDTRFIYRKETYIIEGKRKKNYICLNLDNGKRYIFKPLARVEKLS from the coding sequence ATGTCTGTTGCCAACCTTCAGAAATATTTGCCTGAAAATACTTTGCCTTTCCTGAAAACCTGGTTTGGCGAACATTATATTCACATTAAAATCACGAAAGGACGGAATTCAAAATTGGGCGATTACCGGAAAATGCCGGATAAATCGCACCAGATTACGATAAATTCTACCCTGCAGCCGCAACTTTTCTTTTTTGTTTTAACCCATGAACTGGCACATCTGCTGGCTTTTGAGAACTTCGGAAACCGTATTTCTCCCCATGGCGCAGAATGGAAAAGTACGTTCCGGACAATGCTTTTAGAAAGCATCTCGGTTTATTCTGAAGATTTAAAACCCATTATTCTCAAGTTCTCTAAATCCCCGAAAGCCAACTTCATGTCGAGTCCGGATTTGGTAAAATACTTCCACATAGAAAATTACGAAGACGAAACTTCCTACATCGAAGATTTAGAGACCGACACCCGTTTTATTTACCGTAAAGAGACTTATATCATAGAAGGTAAACGCAAAAAGAACTATATTTGCCTCAATCTCGACAACGGGAAAAGGTATATTTTCAAACCCTTAGCAAGAGTAGAAAAATTAAGTTAA
- a CDS encoding mannose-1-phosphate guanylyltransferase, with protein MSKSNNYCVIMAGGVGSRFWPMSTQKFPKQFQDILGTGRTMIQQTYDRISQIVPKENIYVITNKEYVSLTEQQLPELKPKNIVGEPMMKNTAACNIYMAKKIAAENPDANMIVLPADHLILKENTFLQKVELAFNLASQNDYLITLGITPTRPDTGYGYIQFIEKKNADHFKVKTFTEKPILEIAKSFLESGDFLWNAGIFIWNVKSILSAFDLYLEEMSQQFVSCDYNTDGEASCIEMIYPKVTKISIDNGILEKAKNVYVIPADLGWSDLGSWTSVYETLDKDENKNTLQPKHILMYNAKGNIVQFKNKNKAAIIDGLKNYIVVDTDKALLICPRDNDQLIKEYIHDLKTLKKSDKFL; from the coding sequence ATGTCTAAATCAAACAATTACTGCGTTATTATGGCAGGAGGAGTCGGCAGCCGATTCTGGCCAATGAGCACACAGAAATTCCCTAAACAGTTTCAGGATATTTTAGGAACGGGCCGAACAATGATTCAGCAGACCTATGACAGAATCAGCCAGATTGTTCCGAAAGAAAATATCTATGTAATCACCAATAAAGAATATGTTTCGTTGACGGAACAGCAGTTACCGGAACTAAAACCGAAGAATATCGTAGGCGAACCTATGATGAAAAACACGGCGGCCTGCAATATTTATATGGCAAAGAAGATTGCTGCTGAAAATCCAGATGCCAACATGATTGTGTTGCCTGCAGATCACCTGATTCTGAAAGAAAACACCTTTCTCCAAAAAGTGGAACTGGCTTTTAATCTGGCCTCCCAAAACGATTATCTCATTACTTTAGGCATCACTCCTACCCGTCCGGATACGGGTTACGGATATATTCAGTTCATCGAGAAAAAAAATGCAGACCATTTTAAAGTGAAAACTTTCACTGAAAAACCCATTCTGGAAATTGCCAAAAGTTTTCTGGAAAGCGGCGATTTCCTCTGGAATGCTGGAATCTTTATCTGGAACGTAAAATCTATTCTTTCGGCGTTCGATCTTTATCTCGAGGAAATGTCTCAGCAGTTCGTGAGTTGCGATTATAACACCGATGGCGAGGCGAGCTGCATTGAAATGATTTATCCTAAAGTCACCAAAATTTCTATTGATAACGGTATTCTCGAAAAAGCTAAAAATGTATATGTAATCCCTGCAGACCTGGGCTGGAGTGATCTGGGAAGCTGGACATCGGTTTACGAAACCTTAGATAAAGACGAAAACAAGAACACATTGCAACCCAAGCACATTCTTATGTATAATGCGAAGGGAAACATCGTTCAGTTCAAAAATAAAAACAAAGCTGCTATCATCGACGGTCTCAAGAATTATATCGTTGTGGATACCGATAAAGCACTTTTAATATGTCCGCGCGATAACGATCAGCTCATCAAGGAATATATTCATGATTTAAAAACGCTAAAAAAAAGCGACAAGTTTTTATAA
- a CDS encoding glycosyltransferase family 9 protein: MRTILAYRFSAFGDVAMTVPVVTEFLEQNPNIQIVFVSRKNFGDLFNGIPNLVFKGVNIDDYKGVFGMRKLAQELTDEFKPEFVADLHDVIRTKILSKIFKRKGFRVSIINKGKKEKEHLTDIWNLEKAPLKKNTERYADVLRELGFSLTLSHHYRTYLSQKSGIGFAPFAQHEGKMLPLEKSFELVKHLSEKHRIYFFGGGKNEVETLDKWVAQIPNTENVAGQLTLKQELAKIAELEIMISMDSANMHLASLAGTRCISVWGATHPFAGFLGYGQKEEDVVQIKDLTCRPCSVFGDKKCYRGDWACLHEINIQQIINKIYKD; encoded by the coding sequence GTGAGAACAATCCTAGCATACCGTTTTTCAGCTTTTGGTGACGTTGCAATGACGGTTCCCGTTGTCACAGAATTTCTGGAACAGAATCCCAACATACAAATCGTTTTTGTAAGCCGTAAAAACTTTGGTGATTTATTTAATGGCATTCCGAATCTTGTTTTCAAAGGCGTAAATATTGATGATTACAAGGGCGTTTTCGGAATGAGAAAACTTGCTCAGGAACTTACAGATGAATTTAAGCCTGAGTTTGTCGCAGACCTTCACGATGTAATCAGAACGAAAATACTCAGCAAAATCTTTAAGCGTAAAGGATTTAGGGTTTCAATTATCAATAAAGGCAAGAAGGAAAAGGAACATCTTACCGATATATGGAATCTGGAAAAAGCACCGCTCAAAAAAAACACAGAACGTTACGCCGATGTGTTGCGGGAATTGGGATTTTCGCTGACTTTATCGCATCATTACAGAACTTATTTGTCACAAAAAAGCGGAATCGGATTCGCGCCTTTTGCCCAGCACGAAGGAAAAATGCTGCCTCTGGAAAAGTCTTTTGAGCTTGTAAAACATCTTTCGGAAAAACATAGAATATATTTTTTTGGCGGAGGAAAGAATGAGGTAGAAACGCTGGATAAGTGGGTTGCTCAAATTCCTAATACCGAGAACGTTGCTGGCCAACTTACTTTAAAACAGGAACTCGCAAAAATAGCTGAACTCGAAATCATGATTTCTATGGATTCTGCAAACATGCATCTTGCAAGTTTAGCCGGCACCCGATGCATATCGGTGTGGGGCGCGACACATCCTTTTGCAGGCTTTCTAGGTTACGGACAGAAAGAAGAAGATGTGGTACAAATAAAAGATCTGACCTGCAGGCCGTGTTCGGTTTTTGGTGACAAAAAGTGTTACCGTGGCGATTGGGCCTGTCTGCATGAAATTAATATTCAGCAGATTATCAATAAAATTTATAAGGATTAA
- a CDS encoding SufE family protein, which translates to MTIKEKQNEIVEEFAFLEDWEQKYEYIIDLGKELKGFPEDKKTDANLIKGCQSKVWIDAEFNDGMLFFNADSDGILPKGIVSLLVSIYSGHSTQEILDSDFEFISEIGLQEFLSPSRANGLMAMTKQIKFYAVAYQLKK; encoded by the coding sequence ATGACGATCAAAGAAAAACAGAATGAAATCGTAGAAGAATTTGCATTTCTGGAAGATTGGGAACAGAAATACGAATACATTATTGATTTAGGCAAAGAACTTAAGGGTTTTCCTGAAGATAAAAAAACGGATGCCAATTTAATTAAAGGCTGCCAGTCTAAAGTTTGGATTGATGCCGAGTTTAATGATGGCATGCTGTTTTTTAATGCAGATTCCGATGGGATTTTACCAAAAGGAATTGTTTCGCTGCTGGTTTCTATTTACAGCGGTCATTCCACTCAGGAAATTCTGGATTCAGATTTCGAGTTTATTTCGGAAATAGGGCTTCAGGAATTTCTTTCACCTTCCCGCGCCAATGGTTTGATGGCGATGACAAAGCAGATTAAGTTTTACGCAGTCGCATACCAGCTGAAAAAGTGA
- a CDS encoding glycosyltransferase family 4 protein: MKVLVSVFNNLYTDQRVDKVCRTLSENGFSIELIGNNWGGLPEMARSYSFSRIILESTVLRYAYIEFQWKLYKKLLKSADSETILLANDLDTLLPNYLVSRKLNIPLVYDSHEIFTEMPSVNGRFTQKIWRSLESFIVPKLNFMMTASESYADWFRKTYEIERPVVVQNFPLKTANPQRYSNINSKKIILYQGVINPSRGLDKMIPAMQEIENAEFWIAGDGPKKAELEVLTKALGLNDKVKFLGKLLPEKLREITHKADVGLSIEENNGLSYYFSMPNKVSDYIQARVPVVVSDFPEMRKVIDNFGAGEKIHNHTELAEKVKIVLENGKQFYENSLNSAAAHHCWEQEEPKIIQLFKTIKSHNS; the protein is encoded by the coding sequence ATGAAAGTTCTGGTAAGCGTTTTTAATAATTTATATACAGACCAACGTGTTGATAAGGTTTGCAGAACATTATCCGAAAACGGCTTTTCCATTGAACTTATTGGAAATAATTGGGGAGGCTTGCCTGAAATGGCCCGTAGCTACTCCTTCTCAAGAATCATCCTCGAATCGACTGTTCTGCGGTATGCTTATATAGAATTCCAATGGAAATTATATAAAAAGCTGTTGAAAAGCGCTGACAGCGAGACAATTCTTCTTGCTAACGACTTAGATACGCTGCTTCCTAACTATTTGGTTTCCCGCAAACTGAATATTCCGCTTGTTTACGACAGTCATGAGATTTTCACAGAGATGCCTTCCGTAAATGGGCGTTTTACCCAAAAAATATGGCGCTCACTGGAATCTTTTATCGTTCCGAAATTAAATTTTATGATGACCGCGAGCGAAAGTTATGCAGACTGGTTTCGGAAAACTTATGAAATAGAACGTCCGGTCGTAGTGCAGAATTTTCCGCTCAAAACAGCGAATCCGCAACGCTATTCCAATATCAATTCGAAGAAAATTATTCTTTATCAAGGAGTTATCAATCCATCCCGCGGTTTGGACAAAATGATCCCGGCAATGCAGGAAATTGAAAATGCAGAATTTTGGATTGCGGGCGACGGACCCAAAAAAGCAGAACTCGAAGTTTTGACTAAAGCTTTAGGACTGAACGATAAAGTGAAATTTCTGGGAAAACTCTTACCCGAAAAACTCCGGGAAATCACCCATAAAGCAGATGTGGGATTGAGCATTGAAGAAAATAACGGACTAAGTTACTATTTCTCGATGCCCAATAAAGTTTCAGACTATATTCAGGCAAGAGTTCCTGTTGTTGTTTCAGATTTTCCGGAAATGAGAAAAGTTATCGATAATTTCGGAGCGGGTGAAAAGATCCACAACCACACGGAATTGGCTGAAAAAGTAAAGATAGTGCTGGAAAACGGTAAGCAATTCTATGAAAATTCACTGAACAGTGCTGCAGCACATCATTGCTGGGAGCAGGAAGAACCTAAAATTATTCAGCTTTTCAAAACGATCAAATCGCATAACTCCTAA
- a CDS encoding uroporphyrinogen decarboxylase, translating into MSPDITNFIGYAASFFVVLSFVLKDIKKIRIVNLIGCIFFVIYGIYSDYLWPIIIPNAILCFIQGYHLVKKD; encoded by the coding sequence ATGAGCCCTGATATTACTAACTTTATTGGTTATGCCGCTTCATTTTTTGTTGTGTTGAGTTTTGTGCTGAAAGACATCAAAAAAATTAGAATTGTAAACCTTATTGGCTGCATTTTCTTCGTTATTTATGGAATTTACAGCGATTATCTTTGGCCCATTATTATTCCAAATGCCATTCTGTGCTTTATACAAGGGTACCATTTGGTAAAAAAGGACTAA